ACGTCCTGCACGCGCTGGCTTTGCGCCCCGTGCGCCCGCGCCGTGTGCACAAGATTTGCCGTGTTCTCGCTCTTGTCGCCGCCGATCACCAGCACCACGTCCGCCCGGCGCGCCCCGGCGATCACCGCCTGCTGGCGGTTCTCCGTCGCGTAGCAGATCGAGGCGTGCTCGTTGGCGCCGGCCGCCTCTGCCGCGGTGGCGATCGCCGGCCGGGCGCGAGGATAGCGCCGGCGGATCGCGGCGATGATCGCCTGTGCGTCCTGGATGCTCCAGGTCGTCTGCGTGACGAAGACGATCTGATCATCCGGCGGCAACTCTAGCCGCTCCACGTCGGCGATCGAGGAGACGACGTGCGTACGGTCGGGCACCTCGCCCAGCGTACCCGTGATCTCATCGTGGGCGCGCTTGCCGATGAGGATGATCTGGTCGGCGGCGTGGCGCAGCACGGCCTCGTGCACGCGGGCGACCAGCGGGCAGGTGAGGTCGATCACGGCATGAAAATCGCGCGCCGCCGCCTGCGCCCGCACCGCCGGCGAGACGCCGTGCGCACTGAACAGCAGTACGGCTCCGTCCGGCGCCTCGGCCACGTCGTCGCAAAACTCGACGCCGAGCGCCCGCAGCTCGTTCACCGGGTCGGGGTTGTGCACGATCTCGTGATAGACCCATACCGGCCGGTCGGGGTAGATCTGCCGCGCCAGGTCGGCGCCGCGCAGGGCGAAGAGCACGCCGGCGCAATAGCCGTGCGGATGCGCCACGAGCACGCGCTCGACGCTCAGGGCCGCGGCTGCAACGGGAACGGCGGCTTCGGGTTCCATCGCTTCAAGTATGGCACGGCTGGGCGCGTGGCCTCACCCCCTAACCCCCTCTCCAGTTCCTGGAGAGGGGGATCTGCGGAAGGCGATTCCAATCTCAAATTCCGAGTCCTCCCCTCTCCATGCAATGGAGAGGGGGCCGGGGGGTGAGGCCACGCGCTATCATCGATCGCGCGAGCGCGTGTGCCCGCGGCACGGCAAGGAGGCCGGCGATGACAACCACGACCATGTCTCACAAGCAGCGGCTGCGCGCCGCGCTGGACGGCCAGGCGGTGGATCATGCTCCGGCCGCGCTCTGGGGCCACGACTTCAAGCGGGAGTGGTCCGCTGTTGACCTTGCGGCCTTCACCATCGAGTCCTACGACACGTACGGCTGGGACCTGATTAAGCTCAACCCGCGCGCCACCTACTATTTCGAGGCCTGGGGCAGCGTCTACCAGCCCACCGGCAGCACGCAGC
Above is a window of Dehalococcoidia bacterium DNA encoding:
- the ispH gene encoding 4-hydroxy-3-methylbut-2-enyl diphosphate reductase, giving the protein MEPEAAVPVAAAALSVERVLVAHPHGYCAGVLFALRGADLARQIYPDRPVWVYHEIVHNPDPVNELRALGVEFCDDVAEAPDGAVLLFSAHGVSPAVRAQAAARDFHAVIDLTCPLVARVHEAVLRHAADQIILIGKRAHDEITGTLGEVPDRTHVVSSIADVERLELPPDDQIVFVTQTTWSIQDAQAIIAAIRRRYPRARPAIATAAEAAGANEHASICYATENRQQAVIAGARRADVVLVIGGDKSENTANLVHTARAHGAQSQRVQDV